CACTGACTCTTGGGACACGGCCTGAAGACACCAACATAGATTTCTCCGAGAAACACGATCACATGTAATTCATACTCATGTTGTGAATGAGCAGTAATTTTGACCTTATAGACACTGTGCTCCATCCTAGCTCGTATATCAACTAAACCTGAAACATAACTTCGTCCACTTCAGATCACAGCTCCGTTTGATTCGTTTACATATCATAGAAACAAGAAAAAACTGCTGCTATACTCCCATGGATAATGCAGGAACGGAAGCAAGATATTTTGTCCAGCTACACCAAAAACTGAGTAGATACAATTGATGCAGATCCAGCACAGTGGCATGCTTCTCCACGTGCTAATCAACAGTAACGTTTGACAAAAACGGATTATATTAGACTGAGACAACCATGTCTTCACATCAGCTAAAGGAAGCATAATCTCAAGCACCTACTAGGCCTGAGAAATAACCAGTGCATTACGAGATCACGGACACACTCCGAGAACAAAATGCGATGGACAGATGAGGAGAAAGATACAAGATGGATGTAGAGGTAAATCTGAAGTCAAATTATCGAAGGGATGAGATCAAGAAGAACCTGAGAAAGCCGAGTTGGAGGTGGTAGTATTTGAGACTAGGGCTGCGTTCGATTCCTCGATATCTCAGGAGCGTAGATCAACTCTGTGATTACACGCTTTAAGCAGGTGCAACCCATTTTAAAAAGGATGGCACCGCGTCGGATTTGGACTACCATTTGAATCAAGCTTGATGATATGTACATGATTGATTGAAAGGCCCAAAAAGCCCTATTATAAGCCCATTAGTACCCCGTGAACCCAAAATCCTACTGTTGGATTACCATCTATCGGGTATCCTGTCCGTCCATGGTCTCACTGTAAACATTAAATTTCTTTACCCTTCGCTGTAACCCGACAAGTGAACCGAGATGGCGGCGATCCCCCCGTCTCCCGTTGCCCTCCGCCCCGCCACCCCTTCCTCCGCCATCGTCGTCCCGATGTCCTTCTCCCTCCATCGCCTCCCCTCGGCCCCACGCCGCCTTTGCTTCCTCAGGCTCGCATCCCCCTCCTTCCGCGGCTGCCGCCGTGGCGCTACCGGAGCAGTCATAATGGACACCGCGGCATCGAGATACGCGAACGCGCTCGCCGACGTCGCCCGGTCGAACGGCAGTCTTGAGGCTTCCATCACCGACATGGAGAAGGTGGATCGGCTATTCGCCGACCCTGAAGTCCAGTCCTTCTTCGCCAACCCCACTGTGGCGCCGGATCGGAAGGCGGAGTTGGTGAAGGAGATCGCCGCCTCCTGCGAGCTCCGCCCCCACACTGCCAACTTCCTCAACATCCTCGTCGAGATGCAGCGGATCGACATCGTCAAGGAGATCGCCAGGGAGTTCGAGGCGTGCTGCAACCGAATGACTAATACGGAGGTCGCCATCGTATCGTCTGTGGTCCGGCTGGAGCCACAAGATCTCGCCCATATTGCGCAGGCAGTGCAGAGGCTCACCGGGGCCAAGAACGTGAGGATCAAGACGGTACTCGACCCCTCCCTCATTGCCGGCTTCACGATTCGGTACGGGCCATCGGGGTCCAAGTTCATCGACATGAGCGTCAAGAAGCAGATCAATGATATCGCTTCGCAGCTCGACTTTTCTTTCACCTCCCATTCCCTTGACTGATTAACAGGTCAACCTATTTGGACGTcccattcttcttcctcttgctGCTTTCAAGATGCAATCTTGTTGTGAAACATAAGGCACTAGGCGTAATCTGATGGAGGGTTTCTTTGAATATTTGTGAATAATTGCGTTTGGGCAATCAGGTTAATGGTTGCTTTGAATCCTTCAATAGCTCTGATcgtttttcttccttctcccagTGGGAAACTTCGGGTGCATTATTATTACGTGTGGACGAGAATTTTATATATCTTATATTGTCTTATATCTTGCAACGATATTAAGAAATTTTCAATTAAATTGTCTTatgaattatttattttactaattgaaggaTGCAATAAGTGATGAGAATATTGCAACAATATAAATTCCAGGAATTGTTTATTTGTGTTACTTCTTGGCTAATGTTCTTCCAAGTATTTTTACGCTAATTTAAATGTTTACCTGTGTTATTTTTTATCAAAAGCTAAATGTCTTTCCCCTTTCAATTAGTAGCTCTGGATTTATTATTGTCATGTGTAGCAACGATATGATACATAAAGTAAATTTATGCGATTTAATGTCTCAGAGGTAGCAATGACCATAAACATTCTTGAATATTCTGGTAAATATTCAAGCTTACATTTTGCTCAATCATCTCACTGTTTTATTCTCTTTTCTCATAATTAGAGTATAGAGAAAGTGGCAAGAGGAGTACAATATCTCTCCATAGATGATGGTGGATATGAGTTTATTATTATGTTTCCTTCTAGATTTTCCACGGTTGATTAGAATGTTGTTAGCCTATGTTCTTCCAAGCATGTTTATCTCAAACTGTCTGTAATATTCCTGTGAGATTCAGAATTGAAAGGCTTCTGATATGGGTGGTAaaactaaaaattaaaattaaaagaaggaaagaatcttATGTATATCTTAAAAAAAAACGTATGTTACTATTTCTCAACAAAGATTCTAAGTGTTTTTTTGAGAATTCTTTGTTCTTGCTTGATATAGCAGAAGGCCTGATATAAAATGCATTGTGTTTTGTGCAATATTGACAGGTGATGTTGAacaaattgataatattaaaaagATCAGCATGTATAAAAGTAAAATGCATTGCATTATGGTTTCTCAAGCATCTGGGACGTTCTTAAATTAAATTTTGGTCAGAAGAATGACTCAGCAATTACTAGCTATATGTTCAGAAGCTTGTTGTTTATTTCGCCTATGTAGTTTTACTAAATGAGATTGCTGTTATGCTGTCAGTTAGGAAGATGAGGAGCCTGAAAAATAAAGCTGACCATGAAGAGGCTGTGATCAGACCATGTTCAATTTTGGGTTTCGGCACCTGACTCTATTGAACTTTATAAGCCTATGGAGAATGTAAAGCTATCGTGCACGGCTCTTTTAATTCTCATTCGGCTCTTTTAGTTCTCATTAGTTTGTTGCATAATTATCTTTGTATGCAAAGGATATGTATAGGGATTGTTGTTTGATAGGAATGTTGTTCTTACTTGGCCTATGTTTTTCCAAGCATGTTTGTCTCAAGCTAACTGTGGAACCTGTGGCATTGAGAATAGAAAAGTTTTTGTATGGagagtaaaataaaataaaaattaaaacaagAGAAGAACATTGTTGTATCTTCTCAAATAAAAGAGACAGAAGAAAAAGTTATATTACTATATCGCAACAGAGATTCTAAAATGCTATAAATCTAGATTTTCTGTGGGTCTCATTTGATACAGCAGAGGGCCTGTTATAGAATGCATCGTGTTATGTGCAATAGTGCAGGTTGTGAACAAAATGATAATGTTAGAAAGATCATCATGTCTAAAGTTAAAATGGATCGAGTACAATAGAGACCGGTGGATGTTTCATTGTAGCCCAATGATGTGGAGTCCCTCTACTTATGCTATTGATATTACAGTGGAATCAGCACCAAAGAAGAATTAGTCGGAAGCAGGATATTGAGATTAGATGGTATCTTGACACAGAAAGGTTTGGGTCTAAAAGATAACAAGAATTAGTAATTGAGTTTCTGATTTATTAGTAAAAATTTCTGGTTAAGGCAGATAGGGAATTTCTTATATTCTTTGAAGCCAAAGATGTACTCTCTTTTTctgtgttttttctttctttgcattGTCTTTTACCAAATTAAGTTACTTCTACATTGCACCGTTACTTTCTCAACAAATCATATTTAACTATAGGTAGCATGTTTCCGCAAAAGACTAGCATGAACTTTAAGTAGCATCTCTCTATTATCAAAATCATTCTTATAATCTATGTTGTCTTTGCAGGAAAGATTTGTATTTGCCAGTCCATTATCAAAGTGTACTCGATGTTACTTGGTTATTCTCTTTGCAAGAAATTGGCAAAAGATTATTTTTCTCGAAATTATCTTTGAGCTGGAACTTGGATGGTGCAGGGATTATCACATAGGCAATCATGTATTCTCATACAGTAGTTGCATGATGTTTCAGCATGAGAAGAGACTGGATCTGCTTGCATTCATGAATCACAAATCTTCTTTCTACTTGTTTAGTCTTATCAATACGAGATGCAAAGTTTATTTGCCTGGAAACTGGGACAACATGTGGGAACTGTGTGATAAGATGTCTCTGCTGCAATATGCTGCATGATACATGGTTCTGATATTTCAAGGTTATCAAATGAAGAGAGTGGAAGGAGACCTGTCGAGTGGAAGCTGATTGGGAGTTTCCTTGGAATGTAGGAATGCAATGACAAGAAATAGGAATGATTTCATCTGCATTCAGAGATATTGGTGTATCAAGCGTTGGTAGATGCAGAACCCAACAGAAAAATGGGCATCCAAATCCCTCTACAAGTTTTGAGGGAAACAAGAAAGTGTAGTCACTAGTCACAGAGTGAGTTGGAGTAGAACAAGATTTACCAAAGAAAAAACCTGGTGACTGATCACAGAATAAAAACCTCATCAGTTTTGCTCAGCCCTAAGCAGCAATTCCTGATTCATACACTGTGCTCCTAGTGCCAGTACTGAATGCCACAGATGAGACACATCCTCAACCGGCACCTGCATGGTCTCTTTTAGGTGTAGGATGATGAACAAGTGCAAGATCACTATCAACTATCAAGCTTCACTAGCCTATTGAGAGGAAGTTCATATAGGCTCTTACTTGATACAGATTCAGTACTTCACTACAGATGTGAAGAAGCAGATACCTCATTACAGATTGTATATATTTGAATTCAAATCAGTGAAAAACATCTTGTTTTATCTGTCCAATAGAAGCAATATGAATAATTTTTAGTGGGAATAAGTGTTATCTTGATCATTTGCTGCAGCCTCAAGAAATAAGGAGCCAAAGTAGTTGTAACTCAAGAAATATGAGTTAAATTAAGTGTCATTCCCTAATCCTTTAAgctaaaatttatcataaaatgaaagatggtttttttctttactttgttTAATTAATCAAAAGGCACTATCCAAGCTAATTGGTTTATTAATTTTGTTTGACTCAAATTattgaataaaatatttaatttaaaattaataataatacatttatcaagtcttataaatcaatcttaattttatttGCTTTCGATGATATAAgacaaatcaaaatatttaaatatttcgaTGGTCATGACACTAGTTTTACTTGCTTTTGATATAAGATAAAtcagaatatttaaatattatatttaaatatttcgaTAGTCAGGACACGAGCTAATGGGTTAACTAGCTCATCAATTTCTTTTGGCCCAAATAACtagttaaaatatttaagttaaatttaataataatatactcattagATTTTATAAGTCAGTATTAATCAtttattaattatgatatttcactgataaatatatttatgtaaCGTTTATAAATTTTTGATCGGCATCATCACATGTGAGAGAATTATTAAGAGTTTGAAAGTAGATTGGACACTCTTCTAATAACTTAAAAGTTTTTGGAATTTATGAGTTAACAACTAAAATGATGAAATATATAATAGAATGGgcgttttcttaatttttttttttttttgaataatttagcAACTGGCATTAGGAAAATATACGATGCTACAAAAGTCTCAGAATCTATAAGATCATATGCCCCAAAACATAGACATGTCAGTCAAAAAATCAATTTAAAAACACTTTACCTATTTTGATAAAAacaatgaaagtaaaataaataaaatactaatattTGGTAACAAAATTAGAATAATTAAACGATTGGATGAATTTTAAATACCAAAAATTATAAGTGGAAGTCTAAATTAAATATTGTGAAAAATACAATTCCAACTTGCAACATCAATTAAGTTCAATCTGTAGAATAGCAATTCACTATAAATTCAGCCCCAACACCATCACTACTCAAATAATATTCCACGAAAAAAAATGGAGTGCATTTATCACCCCTCAAATATTTCCTCGTGATTTATGGATTAATCCCTCTAAAAGTTTTCCTATTCGTTGCATGCGCCTCCCACCTTTGCCTACAATAAAACTTTCGTTAGCTGTCACTGCCACCGTTTCCCCTCTCTCGATACAGGaatctccatctctctctcattctctcaCAATGCCTTCTCTGCCTCCTTATAAATACCAGTCTTTCCCGTAGGTATACATGGCTTGCTTTCCAGGCCCTACTCTCTTCTGCTTTGTCAtacaaccttcttcttcttcttcttcgtcttagtCTTCCAATGTTCTCATCCGTCCTATTCAGGAAGAAGAGAGACCAACCCCTTGCCAACCCCATGAAAGCCCCAAGGCCGCTGGGACTCAAGACCATCGCCGACGCAAGCTTCGACGGTCCACGTGAATCGAACTGCGTGAAGCGAAACTTCGTA
This DNA window, taken from Musa acuminata AAA Group cultivar baxijiao chromosome BXJ3-7, Cavendish_Baxijiao_AAA, whole genome shotgun sequence, encodes the following:
- the LOC135581067 gene encoding ATP synthase subunit delta, chloroplastic-like translates to MAAIPPSPVALRPATPSSAIVVPMSFSLHRLPSAPRRLCFLRLASPSFRGCRRGATGAVIMDTAASRYANALADVARSNGSLEASITDMEKVDRLFADPEVQSFFANPTVAPDRKAELVKEIAASCELRPHTANFLNILVEMQRIDIVKEIAREFEACCNRMTNTEVAIVSSVVRLEPQDLAHIAQAVQRLTGAKNVRIKTVLDPSLIAGFTIRYGPSGSKFIDMSVKKQINDIASQLDFSFTSHSLD